A window from Setaria italica strain Yugu1 chromosome VIII, Setaria_italica_v2.0, whole genome shotgun sequence encodes these proteins:
- the LOC105914975 gene encoding probable inactive receptor kinase At5g10020, which yields MPCPRADMSTARLLRPAGLACRHGLPMEAVGRAWALLRQWAITGWPSFGVVLLELITRKKAKYGDNSLPLDFVKCCKEEANGRNLYDRDILPGDDAQAHRHMEMECLDRIGALAVRCLKEDVDERPTMAEVLDELKQVKAIASGGSSGSVAS from the exons aTGCCGTGCCCACGGGCCGACATGAGCACGGCGAGGTTGTTAAGGCCCGCCGGCCTAGCGTGCCGGCACGGCCTGCCTATGGAGGCCGTCGGCCGTGCCTGGGCCCTCCTTCGGCAGTGGGCCATCACGGGCTGGCCAAG CTTCGGTGTCGTGCTCCTGGAACTCATCACGAGGAAGAAAGCCAAGTACGGTGACAACAGCCTCCCTCTAGACTTCGTCAAGTGCTGCAAGGAGGAGGCCAATGGAAGGAATTTGTACGACAGAGACATCTTGCCTGGTGATGATGCTCAGGCTCATCGTCATATGGAGATGGAGTGCCTTGACAGGATCGGCGCACTCGCGGTTCGATGTCTCAAGGAAGATGTGGATGAGAGACCGACCATGGCAGAGGTGCTGGATGAGCTTAAGCAAGTGAAGGCAATAGCCAGCGGAGGCTCATCAGGTTCTGTGGCAAGCTAA
- the LOC101765917 gene encoding EPIDERMAL PATTERNING FACTOR-like protein 4 produces MGDEGCRRLRVGRRRRCSDAALLAAVLLAAAMVVTAAGRPIRLPAAALARRRIDSSTAVTAATTRISGTWTADAAAFPAARRRWLVGPGSSPPTCRGRCGRCAPCRPTRVAIQPGVGPQWEYYPEVWRCKCGNKLFMP; encoded by the exons ATGGGCGACGAGGGCTGCCGGAGACTACGggtggggcgccggcgccgctgcagcgacgccgcgctgctcgccgccgtcctcctcgccgccgccatgg TTGTAACGGCGGCAGGCCGGCCGATCCGTCTgccagcggcggcgctggcgaggaGGCGAATCGACTCGTcgacggcggtgacggcggccaCCACCAGGATCAGCGGCACGTGGACGGCGGACGCCGCCGCGTTCCCGgcagctcggcggcggtggctggtgGGTCCGGGGTCGTCCCCGCCGACGTGCCGGGGGCGGTGCGGGCGGTGCGCGCCGTGCCGGCCGACCCGGGTGGCGATCCAGCCCGGCGTCGGGCCACAGTGGGAGTACTACCCGGAGGTGTGGCGCTGCAAGTGCGGCAACAAGCTCTTCATGCCGTGA